A DNA window from Impatiens glandulifera chromosome 7, dImpGla2.1, whole genome shotgun sequence contains the following coding sequences:
- the LOC124910260 gene encoding formin-like protein 14 isoform X2 — translation MSILSRFFHKKAPDGLIEFVDRVYVFDSCFSTEVLPDGVYQLYLHEILTELHEEFHESSFLAFNFREGEKQSQFAKNLCDYDVIVMDYPRQYEGCPLLPLSLIHHFLRVCEKWLSQGNQQDVILLHCERGGWPLLAFLLASFVIFRKMHSGEKRTLEILHREAPKGLLQLLSPLNPLPSQLRYLQYISRRYLSPEWPPPERALSLDCLILRDIPNFDNQSGCRPIIRIFGRNLLSKDGLSTQMLYTMPNKNKSLRHYGRKDSDLIKIDIQCLVKGDVVLECVHQNLEPEREVMMFRIMFNTAFIRSNILMLNSENLDILWDSKACFPKGFRAEVLFGEVENASLHVTPTSKLNFEEKGGLPIEAFSRCQELFSGAEWADNGDDAALWLLKQLSALNDVKEMSLLRKRFSGYSSPLDSEEENNASSIADSLDFLDPDKVNNHHFSSLMGMNFPDEPSSQDSNPDEASEPNIPALPINSETTYENPMLRLQPVEVVQEKVDKVLSINALSLQTPPPPPPLPPPFSPKISVPSVSTIKSSENLSFLPQLGESTVKEVDTYFSRVPPPPPPPPPPFAVTVPSVSSESTVSPPLTPPSPLPYSLSSVTNVGLPLAPPPPPPPLPPPIRSTSSSLSITESTPSAMSRVPFPPPFPSASMNKVASPPPPPPPPPPPFPVTRGNSSPHTTNKGSPPPPSPSLSSTTPTFSKGNAPPPPPLPPSFPSLNRGNAPPLGPPPPSLLPISAEKQPSNLVLLAPPPPPPPPPPPLPHVSPLTTNKMIPPPTPAPPIKGRGAPPCPPPLPSPKFPPEPPPPSSLKSAFIQPPSLVPPPPPPPPLSQSFSSSRSKGPPIPPPLPPLQNLGTVSNLPPPPPPPPTGPPRHTSVPPPPPPPPGEPQRKTSVPPPPPPPPGEPQRKTSVPPPPPLAPSLPAAPPPPPPPSGPPRQTSVPPPPPPLAPSRPAAPPPPPTRNLGQGPPPPPPPLAPGRPAAPPPPPTRNLGQGPPPPPPPLAPGRPAAPPPPPTRNLGQGPPPPPTKTIPSAPPPSAGRGRVGSTSMVKNRVGVGSSIPPKKTSLKPLHWVKVTRAMQGSLWADPQKQEQQSRAPEIDISELENLFSAVSVSEGAEKAAGRRISKVNKPEKVQLNSVLALDSSALDIDQVENLIKFCPTKEEMGILKNYTGDKETLGKCEQFFLELMRVPRVESKLRVFAFKITFSSQVADLRSNLNTMYSVAIEVTESVKLRQIMQTILTLGNALNQGTARGAAVGFKLDSLLKLSDTRARNNKMTLMHYLCKLLAEKLPDLLDFDKDLAHLEAASKIKLKTLSEEVQAVSKGLEKVEQELAASVNDGAISTSFQKALKNFLDTAEADVRSLISLYSEAGRSADILSQYFGEDPAKCPFEQVTQILFVFSKMFKKAREENAQLAEAEKKKQEKEAMKELATAQSAKSDVDRLRSTAHHRSLKSVVPPQ, via the exons ATGTCGATTCTCAGTAGATTCTTTCACAAAAAGGCTCCAGATGGATTGATCGAATTTGTTGACAGAGTATATG TCTTTGATTCTTGTTTCTCGACTGAAGTTCTGCCTGATGGAGTATACCAACTTTACTTGCACGAAATTCTGACCGAATTACATGAAGAGTTCCACGAATCATCTTTTCTTGCGTTTAATTTTCGAGAAGGAGAGAAACAGAGCCAGTTTGCTAAAAATTTATGCGACTACGATGTCATAGTCATGGATTATCCTCGGCAATATGAGGGTTGCCCCCTTCTGCCTTTGTCTTTGATTCACCATTTCCTTCGTGTATGTGAGAAGTGGCTTTCTCAGGGTAATCAGCAGGATGTTATTCTGCTCCATTGTGAGAGAGGGGGTTGGCCACTATTGGCATTCCTTTTGGCCAGCTTTGTGATTTTCAGGAAGATGCATAGTGGAGAGAAGCGGACACTTGAGATTCTTCATCGAGAAGCTCCTAAAGGCTTGTTGCAGTTGCTGTCTCCGTTGAATCCACTGCCTTCTCAGCTTCGTTACCTTCAATATATATCAAGAAGATATTTATCTCCTGAGTGGCCTCCACCAGAAAGAGCTCTTTCTTTGGATTGTCTTATTCTCCGTGATATTCCAAATTTTGATAATCAAAGTGGTTGCAGACCAATTATCCGTATTTTTGGTAGGAATCTTCTCAGCAAAGATGGTTTGAGTACCCAAATGCTGTACACCATgcccaataaaaataaaagcctGCGGCATTATGGACGG AAGGACAGTGACCTTATTAAGATTGACATACAGTGTTTGGTTAAAGGGGATGTTGTTTTGGAATGCGTTCATCAGAATTTGGAACCTGAAAGAGAAGTAATGATGTTTCGAATAATGTTCAACACTGCTTTTATTCGGTCCAATATCTTAATGCTCAACAGTGAGAATCTGGATATTCTATGGGATTCAAAGGCGTGCTTCCCAAAAGGCTTTCGTGCAGAG GTCCTATTTGGCGAGGTTGAAAACGCGTCTCTCCACGTAACTCCaacatcaaaattaaattttgaagaaaaaggCGGTCTACCAATTGAAGCTTTTTCAAGATGTCAAGAACTTTTCAGCGGTGCAGAGTGGGCTGATAATGGTGATGATGCTGCCTTATGGTTACTGAAACAGCTTTCAGCGTTGAATGATGTTAAAGAGATGTCGCTATTGCGCAAAAGATTTAGCGGGTATTCATCACCTCTTGATTCAGAAGAGGAAAATAATGCATCTAGTATTGCAGATAGCCTGGATTTTCTGGACCCAGATAAAGTTAATAACCATCATTTTTCTAGTTTAATGGGGATGAATTTCCCGGATGAACCTTCATCACAGGACTCCAATCCTGATGAAGCATCTGAGCCTAATATACCTGCCCTTCCTATAAATTCTGAAACAACATATGAGAATCCTATGCTTCGTTTACAGCCAGTAGAAGTTGTCCAAGAAAAGGTTGACAAGGTTCTTTCTATTAATGCACTTTCCCTTCAAAcaccacctccacctccaccactTCCACCACCTTTTTCTCCTAAAATTTCCGTCCCTTCAGTTTCTACTATAAAATCTAGTGAAAATCTTTCATTTCTTCCTCAGTTAGGGGAATCAACAGTAAAGGAGGTGGACACCTATTTTTCTAGAGtacctcctcctccacctccaccaccaccaccatttGCTGTCACAGTTCCTTCAGTCTCTTCAGAAAGTACTGTTTCTCCACCACTCACTCCTCCCTCACCACTACCATATTCTTTGTCTTCTGTTACAAATGTAGGACTCCCATTGGCACCCCCACCCCCACCCCCGCCTCTTCCTCCACCTATTAGAAGCACAAGCTCGTCATTGTCCATAACGGAATCTACACCCTCCGCTATGAGTAGAGTGCCATTCCCCCCTCCATTTCCATCTGCATCTATGAACAAAGTTGCctcacctcctccaccaccacctcctcctcctcctccatttcCTGTTACAAGAGGCAATTCATCACCACATACCACAAATAAAGGCTCACCACCACCTCCTTCTCCATCTTTATCATCTACAACTCCCACATTCAGTAAAGGAAATGCACCACCTCCTCCACCATTACCACCTTCATTTCCTTCATTAAATAGAGGAAATGCTCCACCTTTAGGGCCACCTCCTCCATCTCTTCTACCTATCTCTGCCGAAAAACAACCTTCTAATCTAGTTCTTCTTGCACCgccgccaccaccaccaccaccaccaccaccacttcCTCATGTTTCTCCCCTCACTACAAATAAAATGATTCCACCTCCTACACCAGCCCCTCCCATCAAAGGTAGAGGGGCTCCGCCATGTCCACCTCCTCTACCTTCTCCTAAGTTCCCACCAGAACCTCCACCACCATCTTCCCTTAAGTCTGCTTTTATTCAACCACCCTCTTTGGTGCCtccgcctcctccaccaccaccattaTCACAATCTTTTAGTAGTTCTAGATCTAAAGGGCCACCTATACCACCACCTCTTCCTCCTCTTCAAAATCTTGGGACTGTTTCAAATCTTccaccacctccacctccacctcctaCTGGACCACCACGACATACTTCTGTACCCCCACCCCCACCTCCACCTCCTGGTGAACCACAACGGAAAACTTCTGTACCCCCACCACCACCTCCACCTCCTGGTGAACCACAGCGGAAAACTTCTgtaccaccaccaccaccactaGCTCCAAGTCTTCCTGCTGCCCcccctccacctccacctcctaGTGGACCACCACGACAAACTTCTGTACCCCCACCACCCCCACCACTAGCACCAAGTCGTCCTGCTGCCCCCCCTCCACCTCCAACTCGCAATTTGGGACAAGGTCCTCCCCCACCACCCCCACCACTAGCACCAGGTCGTCCTGCTGCCCCCCCTCCACCTCCAACTCGCAACTTGGGACAAGGTCCTCCCCCACCACCCCCACCACTAGCACCAGGTCGTCCTGCTGCCCCCCCTCCACCTCCAACTCGCAATTTGGGACAAGGTCCTCCCCCACCCCCAACAAAAACTATACCTTCAGCACCACCTCCATCCGCCGGAAGGGGGAGAGTAGGATCAACAAGCATGGTAAAAAATAGAGTTGGCGTAGGTTCGTCTATTCCACCCAAAAAGACTTCATTGAAGCCCTTACATTGGGTGAAAGTTACACGGGCAATGCAAGGGAGTTTATGGGCTGATCCTCAAAAACAAGAACAACAATCAAG GGCTCCCGAGATAGATATATCAGAGCTTGAAAATCTGTTTTCAGCAGTATCCGTTTCAGAAGGTGCTGAAAAAGCGGCAGGTCGCCGCATTTCCAAAGTGAATAAACCAGAGAAAGTGCAATTA AATTCTGTTCTTGCTTTGGATTCTTCTGCTCTGGACATCGATCAAGTTGAGAATCTTATAAAGTTTTGTCCTACAAAAGAGGAAATGGGGATACTAAAG AACTACACGGGTGACAAGGAGACTCTTGGAAAGTGTGAGCAG TTCTTCTTAGAGTTGATGAGGGTCCCACGAGTTGAGTCCAAGTTAAGAGTATTTgcttttaaaattactttttcgaGCCAG GTGGCTGATTTGAGGTCTAACCTTAACACTATGTATAGTGTTGCCATAGAg GTAACAGAGTCTGTCAAATTACGCCAAATAATGCAGACAATTCTTACTTTGGGAAATGCCTTGAACCAAGGCACTGCTCGAG GAGCTGCAGTTGGATTCAAGTTGGATAGCCTGCTTAAGTTGTCTGATACTCGTGCAAGAAACAATAAGATGACATTGATGCATTATCTGTGCAAG CTTCTTGCTGAGAAGTTGCCGGATttacttgattttgataaaGATCTTGCTCATTTAGAAGCAGCCTCTAAG ATCAAATTGAAAACTTTGTCTGAGGAGGTGCAAGCTGTGAGCAAAGGACTTGAAAAGGTAGAGCAGGAACTCGCTGCCTCAGTGAATGATGGGGCAATATCTACAAGCTTCCAAAAG GCATTGAAGAATTTCCTGGATACAGCCGAAGCTGA